Proteins encoded by one window of Geobacter sp. DSM 9736:
- a CDS encoding Ni/Fe hydrogenase subunit alpha, with amino-acid sequence MSDVIEIKPLTRVEGHGRIKVRMAGKRVEDIELSLYESPRLFEALLLGKTFTDIPEIICRICSLCSTVHRITALQAVERALDIPVSEQVRLYRELILNGGHIQSHALHLFCLILPDYLGVEGFPELAREAPELFRSGLRIKEAGNLVQEVVGGRLIHPVTLIVGGMGKPAGRDGLLRLKEALESVLPEVKEALSHFSSSPSAMVPTPLPAANFLALEQEFFPLFGNNFRTAHHRYPVAEYRHLIAEDCMGAGNAKMSLFAGKPPTVGAVARLNLEFALTDSAVAALMESGDDKMMQDIRGNTFSQAIELIHAVERSISLIDTLLAAGFPREEALPPSPRGGAGTAAVEAPRGTLIHSYAFDSSGRCTFADIITPTALNQSAMKRDLWAVARALEGSDEPELKLQLEMLVRAYDPCISCSVHVVRL; translated from the coding sequence ATGAGCGACGTTATTGAGATCAAGCCCTTGACGCGGGTCGAGGGGCACGGCCGCATCAAGGTACGAATGGCCGGTAAGAGAGTGGAAGATATCGAGCTCTCACTCTACGAGTCGCCTCGGCTCTTCGAGGCATTGCTGCTGGGGAAAACGTTCACCGACATCCCCGAAATCATCTGCCGTATCTGCTCCCTCTGCTCCACCGTCCACAGGATCACCGCCCTGCAGGCGGTGGAACGTGCTCTCGACATCCCCGTATCGGAACAGGTGCGTCTTTACCGTGAACTGATCCTCAACGGCGGCCACATCCAGAGCCATGCACTCCACCTGTTCTGCCTGATACTTCCCGACTACCTGGGGGTAGAGGGGTTTCCCGAGCTGGCACGGGAAGCCCCGGAGCTCTTCAGGTCCGGGCTGCGGATAAAGGAAGCCGGAAACCTTGTTCAGGAAGTCGTGGGAGGAAGACTCATTCATCCGGTAACCCTTATTGTGGGAGGAATGGGTAAGCCGGCGGGCCGCGATGGGCTGTTGCGCCTGAAGGAAGCCCTGGAGTCCGTGCTGCCCGAAGTAAAGGAAGCCCTCTCCCACTTTTCTTCCAGCCCGTCGGCTATGGTCCCGACCCCCCTTCCGGCAGCGAATTTTCTCGCTCTGGAGCAGGAGTTTTTTCCGTTGTTCGGAAACAATTTTCGGACGGCTCACCACCGGTATCCCGTGGCGGAATATCGGCACCTGATCGCAGAGGACTGCATGGGGGCGGGCAACGCCAAAATGAGCCTTTTCGCGGGAAAACCGCCAACAGTCGGAGCCGTCGCCAGGCTGAACCTGGAATTCGCATTGACGGATAGCGCTGTGGCTGCACTGATGGAATCCGGTGATGACAAGATGATGCAGGACATTCGGGGGAACACGTTCAGCCAGGCGATTGAGCTGATTCATGCCGTAGAGCGAAGCATATCACTCATCGACACGCTTCTCGCTGCCGGTTTTCCGCGGGAGGAAGCCCTCCCCCCTTCACCGCGGGGGGGAGCAGGCACCGCAGCCGTGGAAGCCCCACGCGGCACCCTCATCCACAGCTATGCATTCGACAGCAGCGGCAGATGCACGTTCGCCGACATTATAACTCCTACTGCACTTAATCAATCCGCCATGAAACGGGACCTTTGGGCAGTGGCCCGAGCTTTGGAAGGAAGCGACGAGCCGGAACTGAAACTACAGCTCGAAATGCTGGTTCGAGCTTATGATCCCTGCATATCATGCTCTGTTCACGTAGTGAGGTTGTAG
- a CDS encoding class II fructose-bisphosphate aldolase: MAYPADFEKALQVGRPPNIRELFPNSKALIVSGKVIDRAMLSRGKAIALAANGRNYFVIRGVLRAAQRANAPVIIEIAKSEGGQKAYCPVNYWNMARITDALCNELGITVPVAIHADHYGIKSDKDLAAAKVEIPTMFEAGITSIAIDASHLPDDQNLLANIAINSYIPSWAGLETEVGEIKGSQGLSTVDEAMFLIRGLNARDIFPDWIALNNGTTHGIEASDAGIQVGLTAEIHKSLVPYKVNGAQHGTSGNSSERLRQIANETATTKANVATALQMISWGLEVNDYGNAQLDQEGNFIKRKGAGMSDELWAEMVAYADSKGWKKGDYKNLNLPFENKLLAQPREIRERMCKGVEDFTYKLITEVFNARDTAPAAIEAILRAGSHDLGAKGSRVENPAEWSDSQIIERAKSIASDKGPEGDFDD; the protein is encoded by the coding sequence ATGGCGTATCCAGCAGACTTCGAAAAGGCGCTCCAGGTCGGGCGGCCGCCCAACATCCGTGAGCTCTTCCCCAATTCCAAGGCGCTCATCGTCAGCGGCAAGGTGATCGACCGGGCCATGCTCTCCAGGGGCAAGGCCATCGCTCTGGCTGCCAACGGCAGGAACTACTTCGTCATCCGGGGCGTTCTTCGAGCCGCCCAGCGTGCCAATGCTCCCGTCATCATCGAAATAGCCAAATCTGAAGGGGGGCAGAAGGCATACTGTCCGGTAAACTACTGGAATATGGCGCGCATTACCGACGCGCTGTGCAACGAGCTCGGGATCACCGTTCCGGTGGCGATCCATGCGGATCACTACGGGATCAAGAGCGACAAGGACCTTGCGGCTGCGAAGGTCGAGATACCGACCATGTTCGAAGCGGGAATCACTTCCATCGCCATCGATGCTTCGCATCTTCCCGATGACCAGAACCTGCTGGCCAACATCGCCATTAACTCCTACATCCCCTCGTGGGCCGGCCTTGAAACCGAAGTTGGGGAGATCAAGGGATCACAGGGGCTCTCGACGGTGGATGAGGCTATGTTCCTAATCCGGGGCCTCAACGCACGCGACATCTTCCCCGACTGGATTGCGCTCAACAACGGGACGACTCACGGAATCGAAGCTAGCGACGCGGGTATACAGGTAGGGCTAACCGCGGAAATTCACAAGTCACTCGTACCGTACAAGGTGAATGGCGCACAGCATGGGACGTCGGGAAACAGCTCCGAGAGGTTGCGTCAGATCGCCAACGAGACTGCCACCACGAAGGCCAATGTGGCCACTGCCCTACAGATGATCTCGTGGGGCCTAGAGGTGAACGATTACGGGAATGCGCAGCTTGACCAGGAGGGGAACTTCATCAAGCGGAAGGGTGCCGGCATGAGCGATGAGCTCTGGGCTGAGATGGTGGCCTATGCCGATTCGAAAGGGTGGAAGAAAGGGGACTACAAGAACCTCAACCTTCCCTTCGAAAACAAGCTCCTCGCGCAACCGCGTGAGATCAGGGAGCGTATGTGCAAAGGGGTCGAAGATTTCACCTACAAGCTGATAACAGAGGTTTTCAATGCCCGTGACACGGCGCCTGCAGCCATCGAGGCCATTCTCAGGGCAGGAAGCCATGACCTTGGGGCCAAGGGGAGCAGGGTCGAGAACCCTGCGGAGTGGTCCGATTCACAGATCATCGAACGAGCCAAATCGATCGCGAGCGACAAGGGTCCGGAAGGGGACTTCGACGACTGA
- a CDS encoding FAD/NAD(P)-binding protein, with protein sequence MTVNRPISVPATATIEAVRRLTGDTALYRLRLEEQRCFSFSPGQFIQLSVPAGGEVPISLAGTPGDSHLELCVRRAGHVTNLLHCLSADAKVAVRGPFGNGFPVEKWKGKDVLMLAGGLGMAPLRSLLRYLLERRREYGEITLMYGARRTDLLLFREELAVLSCRKDLKLFLTVDFLEGEAAEGLACRKGLVTDILSGIRFLRRDAVAAVCGPPPLYRCVIGELQQAGIEEENIHLSLERRMKCGIGLCCHCGVGDQFCCSDGPVFTWLQLRHIEGAL encoded by the coding sequence ATGACCGTGAATAGGCCTATCTCAGTTCCTGCAACAGCGACAATAGAGGCCGTCCGTCGACTGACCGGTGACACGGCACTGTATCGACTCCGCCTGGAGGAGCAAAGATGCTTCTCCTTTTCGCCGGGGCAGTTCATCCAGCTATCGGTTCCCGCAGGGGGAGAAGTTCCCATTTCCCTCGCCGGAACGCCCGGGGACAGCCACCTGGAGCTCTGCGTCAGGCGTGCGGGACACGTGACGAACCTGCTCCACTGCCTTTCGGCCGACGCAAAGGTTGCAGTGAGGGGCCCCTTCGGAAATGGCTTTCCGGTGGAAAAATGGAAAGGAAAAGATGTCCTTATGCTGGCTGGAGGACTCGGAATGGCGCCACTCCGTTCCCTGCTCCGCTACCTTCTGGAGAGGCGTAGAGAGTATGGAGAGATTACGCTGATGTATGGCGCACGCCGGACCGACCTCCTCCTGTTCCGAGAGGAGCTTGCGGTACTGTCATGCCGTAAAGACCTGAAACTGTTCCTCACTGTTGATTTCCTCGAGGGGGAGGCGGCCGAGGGGCTGGCCTGCAGAAAGGGGCTCGTCACCGATATCCTCTCGGGAATTCGATTCCTGAGGCGGGATGCCGTCGCCGCCGTATGCGGCCCCCCGCCCCTCTACCGCTGCGTCATAGGCGAGCTGCAGCAAGCCGGAATCGAGGAGGAAAATATCCACCTCTCCCTGGAGCGCCGCATGAAGTGCGGAATCGGTCTTTGCTGTCACTGCGGGGTAGGAGATCAGTTCTGCTGCAGCGACGGCCCCGTGTTCACCTGGCTTCAACTCAGGCACATCGAAGGTGCGCTGTGA
- a CDS encoding NADH:ubiquinone oxidoreductase gives MKRPVVAFAGLTACSGCQLTLLNCEEELARLSASFDFAYFPLGNSSLRECTEFDAAFVEGAVSTPADLATLMQLRSSSRYLVAFGTCALWGGIAAMDNDQPRELLAAAVYGEAGRQMATFSPAPFDRFVQTDLSIPGCPPEKGELLVTLAALLRDTLPVLPVYPVCTECRNRENRCLLIEDDLLCLGPLIRAGCNARCPAAGIVCEGCRGPAAEVNVAAEVDLLVAKGYDRETIETRLRRFYPEWDHERRY, from the coding sequence GTGAAAAGGCCGGTGGTAGCGTTTGCCGGGCTCACCGCCTGTTCCGGGTGCCAATTGACGCTTCTCAATTGCGAAGAAGAGCTTGCACGTCTCAGCGCCTCCTTCGACTTCGCCTACTTCCCATTGGGGAATTCCAGCCTGCGGGAATGTACGGAGTTCGACGCCGCATTCGTCGAAGGCGCGGTATCCACACCCGCTGATCTGGCAACCCTCATGCAGTTGAGAAGCAGCAGTCGCTACCTTGTCGCATTCGGCACCTGCGCGCTGTGGGGAGGCATTGCCGCAATGGACAACGATCAGCCCCGGGAACTTCTTGCTGCCGCAGTGTACGGGGAAGCCGGCAGGCAGATGGCCACCTTCTCTCCTGCGCCATTTGATCGTTTTGTGCAGACGGACCTGTCAATTCCCGGGTGTCCACCTGAAAAAGGGGAACTCCTGGTCACCCTGGCCGCGCTACTCCGGGACACCTTGCCCGTACTACCCGTCTACCCGGTGTGCACCGAATGCCGAAACCGCGAAAACAGATGCCTACTCATCGAGGACGACCTGCTCTGCCTCGGCCCTCTCATCCGGGCAGGCTGCAACGCACGCTGCCCGGCAGCGGGAATAGTATGCGAGGGGTGCCGCGGCCCTGCGGCAGAAGTCAATGTGGCAGCAGAGGTGGACCTGCTCGTCGCGAAGGGATACGACCGGGAGACAATTGAAACAAGGCTGCGCCGTTTTTATCCGGAGTGGGATCATGAGCGACGTTATTGA
- a CDS encoding HD-GYP domain-containing protein has protein sequence MKDRDFRALAIESIIPEFFPQVALYIRNKNLGNYILYRKHDMSLTDNDLAKLRRSRLEFLYVRVIDIYIIADYLENNLPALVARDDIGSSAKGTMIYQASAYYLTDIFETPDKVMDHGRCRNVVRHLLGYLTSDQDPLKPLKTIMPQNFYIFVHSVQVSALMMLLHEKLLNLEEEALVEVGVGSLLHDVGMVFISDEILEKPEALSNIEYSLVKEHPEKGHEFMSGVEGISETALAIIRQHHERFNGSGYPDCLRGDSIHPSAQLAAICDTYFALTTSRPFRRGTSHEEALAMMRNLSAVFNPMLFEGFVEMISKHV, from the coding sequence ATGAAGGACCGAGATTTCAGAGCCCTAGCCATTGAAAGTATCATTCCCGAGTTCTTTCCGCAGGTTGCGCTCTACATCAGGAACAAGAACCTGGGGAACTACATCCTCTACCGGAAGCACGACATGAGCCTGACCGACAACGATCTGGCGAAGCTGCGGCGGTCTCGGCTCGAATTTCTTTACGTTCGCGTCATAGACATTTATATCATTGCCGACTATCTGGAAAATAATCTTCCCGCACTTGTAGCCCGGGACGATATAGGCAGCAGTGCCAAGGGAACGATGATCTATCAGGCTTCCGCCTACTATCTTACCGACATTTTCGAGACGCCGGACAAGGTGATGGATCATGGACGCTGCCGGAACGTCGTCCGCCACCTCCTGGGCTATCTGACTTCCGACCAGGATCCGCTCAAGCCTCTCAAGACAATCATGCCTCAAAATTTCTATATCTTCGTTCACAGCGTCCAGGTATCCGCCCTCATGATGCTCCTTCACGAGAAGTTATTGAACCTTGAGGAGGAGGCACTGGTCGAGGTGGGGGTGGGGTCTCTTCTTCATGATGTGGGAATGGTTTTTATCTCCGACGAGATACTGGAAAAACCGGAAGCACTTTCGAATATCGAATACTCGCTGGTCAAGGAGCATCCGGAGAAAGGTCATGAATTCATGTCAGGGGTCGAGGGGATCAGCGAAACGGCACTGGCGATAATCCGGCAGCATCATGAACGGTTCAACGGCAGTGGCTATCCTGACTGCCTCAGGGGGGATTCGATCCACCCTTCGGCACAGCTGGCCGCCATTTGCGATACCTACTTCGCGTTGACCACGAGCCGCCCTTTCCGAAGGGGAACATCGCATGAAGAAGCTCTTGCCATGATGCGGAATCTGTCCGCCGTGTTCAACCCGATGCTCTTCGAAGGGTTTGTGGAGATGATTTCGAAGCATGTCTGA
- a CDS encoding 4Fe-4S dicluster domain-containing protein, whose translation MRFLQDIHLPRFIEHLSDHGVLHGPIRTDDGVLAFRPLRSPGEIQHHYSRTLLPPKKYLLPPREKILEWSEAAGYMHVLEEHPPIVLYGLHPCDVAGIAYLDKMFLHSDQCYEEKRKALILVSVSCEPDQFCFCGATGSCSTACGDIHLEAGEGGFYIHPAGEIGDVLLASSSSFLEDREPPRHEERSFPGEAPIKEAVACGEKFNQSPLWDEFADRCLSCGACSLCCPTCYCFDIKEHGDLDGSSAPRLREWDNCLFRSHGEIAGGTNFRLSRRERFRYRYQHKYLGFGPSRGLLSCVGCGRCREVCPVEIDLLRLFEEWKGGQTEGIFRRRMLNDRE comes from the coding sequence ATGCGTTTCCTGCAGGACATCCACCTCCCACGATTCATCGAGCATCTTTCCGACCACGGCGTACTGCACGGCCCCATCCGGACCGATGACGGCGTGCTGGCGTTTCGCCCTCTCCGGTCGCCCGGCGAAATACAGCACCATTATTCCCGCACCCTTCTCCCCCCGAAGAAATACCTGCTGCCCCCCCGTGAAAAGATCCTCGAATGGAGCGAAGCAGCCGGATATATGCACGTTCTTGAGGAACATCCGCCCATCGTACTCTACGGGCTACATCCCTGCGACGTAGCGGGGATCGCCTATCTTGACAAGATGTTTCTCCACTCCGACCAGTGCTACGAGGAGAAGAGAAAGGCTCTGATCCTCGTGTCGGTTTCGTGCGAACCTGACCAATTCTGCTTCTGCGGCGCAACCGGCAGTTGTTCCACTGCATGTGGCGATATTCATCTTGAAGCAGGCGAAGGCGGATTCTATATTCATCCAGCGGGGGAGATCGGCGACGTCCTCCTCGCTTCCTCCTCTTCATTTCTCGAAGATCGGGAGCCTCCTCGACATGAAGAACGATCCTTTCCCGGAGAAGCTCCAATCAAGGAAGCAGTGGCCTGCGGCGAGAAGTTCAACCAGAGCCCGCTCTGGGATGAATTCGCCGACCGGTGCCTCTCATGCGGAGCCTGCTCCCTCTGTTGCCCGACCTGTTACTGCTTCGACATAAAGGAACATGGTGACTTGGATGGAAGCAGCGCCCCGCGCCTTCGGGAATGGGACAACTGCCTCTTCCGCTCCCACGGCGAGATCGCCGGGGGAACCAACTTCAGGCTCTCTCGCCGCGAGCGCTTCCGGTACCGGTACCAGCACAAGTATCTCGGGTTCGGTCCGAGCCGCGGCCTCCTCTCCTGCGTTGGTTGTGGTCGTTGCCGGGAGGTCTGCCCCGTCGAGATTGATCTGCTTCGACTCTTCGAGGAATGGAAAGGTGGACAGACAGAGGGCATCTTCCGAAGGAGGATGCTGAATGACCGTGAATAG